One genomic segment of [Phormidium] sp. ETS-05 includes these proteins:
- a CDS encoding tetratricopeptide repeat protein, protein MDEQWQKLNQQVFQLYNQGRYAEAVIIAEKALNLALSLYKGDNSNVAQSLNNLAALYDSQGCYEQAKPLYEEALAMTKRLFKGDHPDVARSLNNLALLYQSQGRYKQAEPRLKKVLRIFKNRFGGDHPDVARSLNNLALLYQSQGRYKQAEPRLKKVLRIFKNRFGGDHPDVARSLSNLAGLYQSQGHYEKAKPLLKKALRIFKNRFGGDHPDVARSLSNLAEFYQSQGHYEKAEPLYEKALAMRKRLFQGDHPNVASSLNNLATLMVQTNRPTEALELMKQATEVEDKIISLVFGFSSERDRLAHLERNRDTFYTLLSLVLNHLQDSPTAVQTALDVVFKRKALSAAAQAAFSEAIHSGRYPHLMPQFQQLRSLSDQIIKIYHSQPEPGQLAAMSDRLIQLQGEYDHQLERQLAAQVPEIQLQQQLASRQAVALELPAGSTLVEFVWFRVYDFTAPIGGKWQPASYVAFVLPAQQPDAVQMIDLGAAEPIDKLIKVFRQSASLNGDNFLGNRLNMWGEEAETASPFLQYDATTGVPLRPAIFDPIRPAINHCQSLRIAPDWDLNLLPFQILPSDDKGEKLLMDEYNISYLSAGRDVLRSTVQPNRPAGAPLVVADPDFDLGLESNGVGDTHLEKKPFKRAPGTRYLGESVAKKLNAAALFDKNALEPRLTSSNCPRILLIATHGVFWPESQDAQRARMAAISSPMDFSRKPEREPMISSGLALAGANTSLLNQPLPPEVGKGLVFAQDVAALDLWANELTVLSACETGIGDVKIGEGVFGLRRAFAFAGAKTLLMSLWSVDDKPTALLMNRFFDNLRDGLGRADALAEAQNYLRNVTVAELRQLALGQEILAYLLPQNNPDCQEDDTPLSHPFYWGAWVCQGDTTGFDW, encoded by the coding sequence ATGGACGAACAATGGCAAAAGCTAAACCAGCAGGTTTTTCAACTTTACAACCAAGGGCGGTACGCTGAAGCAGTAATTATTGCCGAAAAAGCCTTAAACCTAGCATTATCCCTTTACAAAGGCGACAACTCCAATGTAGCACAAAGCCTCAACAATTTGGCAGCACTCTATGATTCCCAAGGATGTTATGAGCAAGCCAAACCCCTGTATGAGGAAGCCTTGGCGATGACAAAGCGCCTGTTTAAAGGCGACCACCCCGATGTCGCCAGAAGCCTCAACAATTTGGCATTACTCTACCAATCCCAAGGGCGTTATAAGCAAGCCGAGCCCCGGTTAAAAAAGGTCTTGAGGATATTTAAGAACCGGTTTGGAGGCGACCACCCCGATGTCGCCAGAAGCCTCAACAATTTGGCATTACTCTACCAATCCCAAGGGCGTTATAAGCAAGCCGAGCCCCGGTTAAAAAAGGTCTTGAGGATATTTAAGAACCGGTTTGGAGGAGACCACCCCGATGTCGCCAGAAGCCTCAGCAATTTGGCAGGACTCTACCAATCCCAGGGGCATTATGAGAAAGCCAAGCCCCTGTTAAAGAAAGCTTTGAGGATATTTAAGAACCGGTTTGGGGGCGACCACCCCGATGTCGCCAGAAGCCTCAGCAATTTGGCAGAATTCTACCAATCCCAGGGGCATTATGAGAAAGCCGAGCCCCTGTATGAGAAAGCCTTGGCGATGAGAAAGCGCCTGTTTCAAGGCGACCACCCCAATGTCGCCTCTAGCCTCAACAATTTGGCAACATTAATGGTGCAGACAAATCGCCCCACGGAAGCGCTGGAACTGATGAAACAAGCCACGGAAGTGGAGGATAAGATAATTAGCCTGGTGTTTGGCTTCAGTTCTGAACGCGATCGCCTTGCTCACCTGGAAAGAAATCGAGATACCTTTTATACACTGCTCTCCCTGGTGTTGAACCACCTGCAGGACTCTCCCACAGCGGTGCAAACTGCCTTGGATGTGGTGTTTAAGCGCAAAGCCTTATCCGCTGCTGCTCAAGCGGCTTTTTCTGAGGCGATCCACAGTGGCAGGTATCCCCACCTGATGCCGCAATTCCAGCAATTGCGCTCCCTGAGCGACCAAATTATCAAGATTTACCACTCCCAGCCGGAACCGGGGCAACTCGCCGCGATGAGCGATCGCCTGATTCAACTACAGGGGGAATATGACCACCAATTAGAGCGGCAACTCGCCGCCCAAGTCCCGGAAATTCAACTGCAACAGCAACTGGCTTCTCGCCAAGCGGTGGCTCTGGAATTACCCGCAGGCAGCACTCTGGTGGAGTTTGTCTGGTTTCGTGTGTATGATTTCACTGCCCCTATAGGCGGGAAATGGCAACCAGCGAGCTATGTGGCATTTGTGTTGCCCGCGCAGCAGCCGGATGCGGTGCAGATGATAGACTTGGGGGCTGCAGAACCCATCGATAAGCTGATTAAGGTGTTTCGCCAGTCCGCGTCTCTCAATGGCGATAATTTTTTGGGAAATCGGCTGAATATGTGGGGTGAAGAAGCCGAAACCGCCTCGCCGTTCCTGCAATATGATGCTACTACTGGCGTCCCCTTACGGCCAGCGATTTTTGACCCAATTCGCCCTGCAATTAACCACTGCCAATCCCTTCGCATCGCTCCTGATTGGGATTTGAACTTATTGCCGTTTCAAATCCTCCCTAGTGACGATAAGGGCGAAAAGCTGCTGATGGATGAATACAATATCAGTTATCTAAGCGCGGGGCGAGATGTTCTGCGCTCCACAGTGCAGCCGAACCGTCCCGCCGGTGCGCCGCTGGTGGTGGCTGACCCGGATTTTGATTTAGGATTAGAATCCAATGGGGTGGGGGATACCCATTTAGAAAAGAAACCATTTAAACGCGCCCCCGGAACGCGGTATTTGGGCGAAAGTGTGGCCAAAAAGCTGAATGCAGCCGCACTTTTTGATAAAAATGCCCTAGAACCCCGCCTCACCAGCAGCAATTGTCCGCGCATTTTGTTGATTGCCACTCATGGGGTTTTTTGGCCGGAATCACAAGATGCCCAGAGAGCGAGGATGGCTGCAATATCCTCCCCTATGGATTTCTCCAGGAAACCAGAAAGGGAACCGATGATAAGTTCTGGACTCGCCCTCGCCGGGGCAAATACCAGCCTATTAAACCAACCACTTCCCCCAGAAGTGGGTAAAGGTCTTGTGTTCGCTCAAGATGTGGCAGCATTGGACTTGTGGGCAAATGAACTCACGGTTTTATCGGCTTGTGAAACTGGCATCGGCGATGTGAAAATTGGCGAGGGAGTGTTTGGGTTACGTCGCGCTTTTGCCTTCGCTGGGGCGAAAACCTTATTGATGAGTTTGTGGTCAGTTGACGATAAACCCACCGCCCTATTAATGAATCGGTTTTTTGATAATTTGCGCGATGGTTTAGGGCGAGCCGATGCCTTAGCCGAAGCCCAAAATTACCTGCGCAATGTGACGGTGGCGGAGTTGCGCCAGCTTGCATTGGGTCAGGAAATCCTGGCGTATTTATTACCACAAAATAATCCCGATTGTCAAGAGGATGACACCCCTTTATCCCATCCATTTTATTGGGGGGCTTGGGTTTGTCAGGGTGACACCACGGGTTTTGATTGGTAG
- a CDS encoding Uma2 family endonuclease: MTETLLATELTPVVLQMSPAIEMTEEQFFAFCQQNRDYRIDRTATGEITIMSPTGSETGNRNWKLIQQLANWTDKDGTGIGFDSSAGFTLPNGAIKSSDAAWVKLDKWNRLTPEQQQKFAPICPDFVVELRSHSDKLPPLKEKLQEYLDNGLSLGWLIDRKNRQVYIYRPNTAVECLDNPPTLSGESVLPGLVLDLSSIW; the protein is encoded by the coding sequence ATGACCGAAACCTTACTCGCCACCGAGTTAACTCCGGTAGTGCTGCAAATGTCCCCCGCTATTGAAATGACAGAGGAGCAATTTTTTGCTTTCTGTCAGCAAAACCGGGATTATCGAATCGATCGCACCGCCACAGGAGAAATTACCATTATGTCCCCCACAGGTTCAGAAACCGGAAACCGCAACTGGAAATTAATTCAACAATTGGCTAACTGGACAGATAAAGACGGGACGGGAATTGGGTTTGATTCCTCCGCTGGGTTCACCCTCCCCAACGGCGCGATTAAATCCTCCGATGCGGCTTGGGTAAAACTGGACAAGTGGAACCGCCTTACTCCAGAACAGCAGCAAAAATTTGCCCCAATTTGTCCAGATTTTGTGGTAGAATTGCGGTCTCATAGCGACAAACTACCACCCCTGAAAGAAAAATTACAAGAATATCTCGATAATGGCTTGTCTCTCGGTTGGCTAATCGATAGAAAAAACCGCCAAGTTTATATTTATCGACCCAATACCGCAGTAGAATGTTTAGATAACCCCCCGACTCTCAGCGGTGAATCTGTGTTACCCGGTTTAGTGCTAGACTTATCCAGTATTTGGTAA
- a CDS encoding XRE family transcriptional regulator produces the protein MVQASSNNVLDNIDMGRLGSLLQEARQKCGMTQADAAKVIDAARTTMVAIEKGERRIKASELIKLARAYGIAVSDLVRPRPVVEPFEVQFRTAYRATDVEQAEIEPVIRQWEEFCRYYLELEEIMRSPLPQNYPREYPVSATSIELEAEAIAIAERQRLGLGDGPIPMLRDILEQSVGLRIFYLQMPGKYSEMYSYNEQLGGCMVINVYHPEERRRWSLAHGYLHFLAHRKKPVVDLVAEQYKRMPASERLAEAFAKYFLMPTSGLLKRFNDMRGATEKFSIANLFTLAHYYGVSVQALSYRLEEIKLLPSGTWERLRDRGLKVRKVQQEIGLQAIPQRSDRAPIHYQHLAIEALDGGLITEGRFADFLGVDRIEARRIAELLREHSSGMTEGANDIDLLLVSE, from the coding sequence ATGGTACAAGCCAGTTCTAATAACGTCCTGGACAATATTGATATGGGGCGGTTGGGCTCGCTCCTGCAAGAGGCGCGGCAGAAATGTGGGATGACCCAAGCTGATGCTGCGAAAGTTATTGATGCGGCGCGGACGACAATGGTCGCCATCGAGAAAGGAGAACGCCGTATCAAGGCTAGCGAACTCATCAAACTGGCTCGTGCTTATGGCATAGCAGTTAGCGACTTGGTTCGTCCCCGTCCTGTAGTGGAGCCTTTCGAGGTACAGTTTCGCACTGCTTATCGCGCTACTGATGTAGAACAGGCGGAGATTGAACCGGTGATTAGGCAGTGGGAGGAATTTTGTCGGTATTACCTAGAACTGGAAGAGATTATGCGATCGCCCCTCCCACAAAACTATCCTCGAGAATACCCAGTAAGTGCAACATCAATTGAACTGGAGGCGGAGGCGATCGCGATCGCAGAACGTCAGCGCCTCGGTCTCGGAGATGGTCCAATTCCAATGCTGCGGGATATCTTGGAGCAGAGTGTAGGACTGCGCATCTTCTACCTCCAGATGCCAGGAAAATATTCAGAGATGTATAGTTACAACGAGCAACTCGGTGGCTGCATGGTAATTAATGTTTATCACCCGGAAGAGCGGCGGCGTTGGTCTCTCGCGCATGGATATCTTCACTTTCTCGCGCACCGAAAAAAACCGGTAGTGGATTTGGTAGCAGAGCAATACAAGAGAATGCCCGCGAGCGAGCGACTAGCTGAAGCCTTCGCCAAATATTTTCTGATGCCCACCAGTGGGTTATTAAAGCGATTTAATGATATGCGCGGTGCCACAGAAAAGTTTAGTATCGCCAATCTATTTACTTTGGCGCACTACTACGGAGTTTCTGTGCAAGCCCTATCTTATCGGTTAGAGGAAATAAAGCTGCTGCCTTCGGGGACTTGGGAGCGGTTGCGCGATCGAGGCTTGAAAGTGAGAAAAGTCCAGCAGGAAATTGGCTTACAAGCAATTCCTCAACGCAGCGATAGGGCGCCAATTCACTACCAACACCTTGCTATTGAGGCATTAGATGGGGGTTTGATTACTGAAGGACGCTTCGCCGATTTTCTCGGAGTCGATAGAATAGAAGCGCGGCGCATTGCCGAACTGTTGCGGGAGCATTCTAGCGGCATGACAGAAGGAGCAAATGATATTGATTTACTGCTGGTGTCGGAATAA
- a CDS encoding type II toxin-antitoxin system HigA family antitoxin, with amino-acid sequence MLTEENNYLKLLAKFPPRPINSEAELRAAIKAINSLLDKPGELNRDERDYLNVLGTLVHEYEETLDLIPDIYGVEMLKALIEEHNLRQKDLVAVFKTESIVSAVLKGDRQLTAEHIQKLAEFFHVSPAVFFPTVKKPSETQKLG; translated from the coding sequence ATGTTAACCGAAGAAAATAATTACCTAAAACTCCTCGCCAAATTCCCCCCGCGCCCCATCAATTCAGAAGCCGAATTAAGGGCAGCCATAAAAGCGATTAACTCTCTTTTAGACAAACCAGGAGAATTAAATCGCGATGAACGGGATTATCTGAATGTCCTCGGCACCCTCGTGCATGAATACGAGGAAACTTTAGATTTGATTCCTGACATCTATGGCGTGGAAATGCTCAAAGCGTTGATAGAAGAACATAATTTGCGCCAAAAAGACCTAGTTGCTGTTTTTAAAACCGAGTCGATTGTATCTGCGGTCTTAAAAGGAGACCGACAACTGACCGCAGAACATATCCAAAAGTTGGCTGAGTTTTTCCATGTATCGCCAGCGGTGTTCTTTCCAACAGTTAAGAAACCCAGTGAAACCCAAAAACTGGGGTGA
- a CDS encoding dual specificity protein phosphatase family protein yields MKYIWIFGLSGAFFLSMGIILGEKGWLFCWPGISLLTLAAAYLGLGAKVFGKGEKGKMSPIAVILFLPYLLIYWLIWHLERLFAGEDCYNEIVPGIWVGRRAYAEELPDNINLIVDLTAEFNEPQDVIMKGKNYICLPTLDAAVPSEDELRELVTKLVNWEGNIYIHCAIGHGRSAMVAAAVLVGRGLAENGAVAEAMLKQARPWVKLNSVQRHLVEKVS; encoded by the coding sequence ATGAAATATATCTGGATATTTGGATTATCTGGCGCTTTTTTCTTAAGTATGGGCATAATTCTGGGAGAAAAGGGTTGGCTGTTTTGCTGGCCAGGGATTAGTTTGCTGACCCTAGCCGCTGCTTATCTGGGATTGGGCGCCAAAGTTTTCGGGAAAGGGGAAAAGGGCAAAATGTCGCCAATTGCCGTTATTCTTTTTCTCCCTTATTTGCTAATTTATTGGTTAATTTGGCATTTAGAGAGACTTTTTGCCGGAGAAGACTGCTATAATGAAATTGTCCCTGGCATTTGGGTAGGACGCCGTGCTTATGCTGAGGAATTACCGGATAATATCAATTTAATTGTAGATTTAACAGCCGAATTTAATGAGCCACAGGATGTAATAATGAAGGGGAAAAATTATATTTGCTTGCCCACCCTTGATGCAGCCGTACCGAGTGAGGATGAGTTGCGGGAGTTGGTGACAAAGTTGGTGAATTGGGAGGGAAATATTTATATTCACTGTGCGATCGGTCATGGTAGGTCAGCGATGGTGGCGGCGGCGGTATTGGTAGGGAGGGGATTAGCAGAAAATGGGGCAGTAGCAGAGGCGATGCTAAAACAAGCTCGTCCTTGGGTGAAACTTAATTCGGTGCAGCGTCATTTGGTGGAAAAAGTGAGTTAG
- the egtC gene encoding ergothioneine biosynthesis protein EgtC yields the protein MCRLLGYFGSGIQLDRLLYKPEHSLIVQSYQPREMTSGVVNADGFGLGWYHQTRETEPFIYKNTLPIWSDINLPHLSRYVESGCILGSIRSATAGQAVDLSNCPPFGWGQLLGVHNGFIEKFRSAVGREMRDRLTHATEARIGGTTDSEYIIALVMDNYHTSGNLTEAVHTTLTTLTELANTHQVRIAANLILSDGNQLVASRFATTAPAPSLYWLRDDPTFPSAIIIASEPLFAADWHSFPENTISTVGANLDIHIQNL from the coding sequence ATGTGTCGATTACTTGGCTATTTCGGATCGGGGATACAACTGGACCGCTTGCTGTATAAACCAGAACATTCCCTCATTGTCCAAAGCTACCAACCTCGGGAAATGACCTCTGGGGTGGTGAATGCGGATGGTTTTGGCTTGGGGTGGTATCACCAGACGCGGGAAACTGAGCCTTTTATCTATAAAAACACTCTGCCTATCTGGAGTGATATCAATTTACCGCATTTGAGCCGCTATGTGGAATCGGGCTGCATTTTGGGCAGCATCCGTAGTGCTACGGCGGGGCAAGCGGTGGACCTGAGTAATTGTCCGCCTTTTGGTTGGGGGCAACTTCTGGGGGTTCACAATGGGTTTATTGAGAAGTTCCGATCGGCTGTGGGGAGAGAAATGCGCGATCGCCTCACCCACGCCACCGAAGCCCGCATCGGAGGTACTACCGACTCCGAATATATCATCGCCCTGGTGATGGACAACTATCATACCAGTGGCAATCTCACCGAAGCCGTCCATACCACCCTCACCACCCTTACCGAACTCGCCAACACCCACCAAGTCCGCATCGCCGCTAACCTCATCCTCAGTGACGGAAACCAGTTAGTAGCATCTCGGTTCGCCACCACCGCTCCCGCTCCCTCCTTATATTGGTTGCGAGATGACCCCACCTTTCCCAGCGCAATTATTATCGCCTCCGAACCCCTATTCGCCGCCGACTGGCACTCCTTCCCTGAAAACACCATCAGCACCGTAGGAGCTAACCTTGATATCCACATCCAGAACCTCTAG
- a CDS encoding SUMF1/EgtB/PvdO family nonheme iron enzyme, with the protein MISTSRTSRDTIAGALSSIRDRTLQLFEGISDDHFRRQFHPDFSPIGWHLGHIGYTEALWFLQHLKGDAPIFPEYHQLFSQAGLPKHLRVHLPPFPEVCQYLEKIRVKVWDYLAVAPIEGQERLWHFIIQHECQHAETIALVLAVGAIVPHPPAPLPQGGGGGENAHVPLLPSWEKGLGDEGENAHIPLLPSWEKGLGDEGEMIEIPAGEFQMGWDGIAAIDNERPAHRCHLNTYRIDKYPVTRAQYREFIAAGGYTQSQYWSQEGWEWLQTTAVSQPLYWSEDPTKDNYPVCGVSYYEAEAYTKFVGKRLPTEAEWEKAALAPTGVSPRQPSGLPGISILQGELGLQPIGTDPETASIWGCEDLFGQVWQWTDTWFDGYAGFQPYPYPGYSQTYFDGQHRVLRGSSWATLPQASRSTWRNWYQPWVREIFAGFRCASS; encoded by the coding sequence TTGATATCCACATCCAGAACCTCTAGAGATACCATTGCTGGGGCCCTTTCTAGCATACGCGATCGCACCTTACAACTATTTGAAGGCATCAGCGATGACCATTTCCGCCGTCAATTCCACCCTGATTTTAGTCCCATAGGCTGGCATCTCGGCCACATCGGCTACACCGAAGCCCTCTGGTTCCTGCAACATCTCAAAGGGGACGCCCCCATATTTCCCGAATACCACCAGCTATTTTCCCAAGCTGGTTTACCCAAACACCTGCGAGTCCACCTCCCCCCTTTCCCCGAAGTTTGCCAATACCTGGAAAAAATCCGGGTCAAAGTCTGGGATTATTTAGCAGTTGCCCCCATAGAAGGACAAGAACGCCTCTGGCATTTCATCATCCAGCATGAATGCCAACACGCCGAGACGATCGCCCTAGTTTTAGCCGTAGGAGCAATAGTCCCTCACCCCCCAGCCCCCCTCCCCCAAGGGGGGGGAGGGGGGGAAAATGCTCATGTTCCCCTTCTCCCCTCGTGGGAGAAGGGGTTAGGGGATGAGGGGGAAAATGCTCATATTCCCCTTCTCCCCTCGTGGGAGAAGGGGTTAGGGGATGAGGGGGAAATGATAGAAATACCCGCCGGAGAATTCCAGATGGGATGGGATGGTATCGCCGCCATAGACAACGAGCGGCCCGCTCACCGCTGCCACCTCAACACCTATCGCATCGATAAATACCCCGTTACCCGCGCCCAATACCGAGAATTTATCGCCGCTGGCGGATATACCCAGTCCCAGTATTGGTCTCAAGAAGGGTGGGAATGGCTGCAAACCACCGCCGTCAGTCAACCCCTGTACTGGTCAGAAGACCCCACCAAAGATAACTATCCCGTCTGCGGCGTCAGCTACTACGAAGCCGAAGCCTACACCAAATTTGTGGGCAAACGCCTCCCCACCGAAGCCGAATGGGAAAAAGCCGCTCTCGCTCCCACTGGAGTATCACCAAGGCAGCCATCTGGGCTCCCTGGCATTAGTATCCTCCAAGGAGAATTGGGTTTACAACCAATTGGCACAGATCCAGAAACCGCCAGTATTTGGGGATGTGAAGACCTTTTTGGTCAGGTCTGGCAATGGACAGACACCTGGTTTGACGGTTACGCGGGATTTCAACCATATCCCTATCCTGGATATTCCCAAACATATTTTGATGGTCAACATCGCGTCTTGCGGGGCAGCAGTTGGGCTACCCTTCCCCAAGCCAGTCGCTCTACCTGGCGCAACTGGTATCAACCCTGGGTGAGGGAAATTTTCGCCGGGTTTCGTTGTGCTAGTTCCTAG